Proteins encoded together in one Porites lutea chromosome 2, jaPorLute2.1, whole genome shotgun sequence window:
- the LOC140926318 gene encoding sodium/potassium/calcium exchanger 4-like, whose protein sequence is MGVLLLLDGSFTGRHPLVHVTNDLRNCSPPSIENFPGDLFNQHERRLGAVVIHFLVACYISWAIAIVCDEYFVPCLEIICDKMKLQSDVAGATFMALGNSAPDLFASIIGVFITEGDIGIGNILGSAVFNVLFVIGLCGVGAGTVLYLAWWPLVRDNMFYLFSLVILILVLIDSIVTWPEALAMSCSYLIYLIIMYFNPRIEAWLYKITNTNSPEFKSDLHASHGIKASNNGYQKIADEEQSHSGGKEKKSLSTNEQTNSAKETPEEKGNGKKEEKQQEERKEDGGQKQPLKGDGLKHRPVPDLLLGTPFNPPEGLAARFCWFLGLPINIAYFFTIPDVKKESCQKWVAVSFIVCIAWISVSSYTLVWMVTVIGYTFDVPDSVMGLTLVAFGSSVPDCSASLFIARKGDGNMAVSNNVGSKTFDVLLCLGVPWLIKAAAWNAPIEVNSRGLFVSCFFIVGTVAIAFFVLYLNNWVLNQKVGCIFIVIYFIFLGTSVSMEMFVFGRFRLPMCSIEV, encoded by the exons ATGGGCGTTCTGTTACTGTTGG ATGGATCATTCACTGGAAGACATCCTCTCGTTCACGTGACAAACGATCTCAGGAACTGCAGCCCACCATCAATCGAGAATTTTCCGGGTGATTTGTTCAACCAGCATGAAAGGCGACTTGGTGCAGTCGTTATTCATTTTCTGGTTGCATGTTACATATCCTGGGCCATAGCTATTGTCTGCGATGAATATTTCGTTCCTTGCTTGGAGATTATTTGTGATAAGATGAAACTTCAATCTGATGTGGCCGGTGCTACTTTCATGGCTTTGGGTAATTCAGCTCCCGATCTATTCGCCTCAATCATTG GTGTCTTCATCACAGAAGGGGACATTGGGATCGGCAACATCTTAGGCTCAGCGGTATTCAACGTGCTGTTCGTTATTGGATTATGTGGCGTAGGGGCTGGAACG GTTTTGTATTTAGCATGGTGGCCCCTCGTCAGAGACAATATGTTCTATCTCTTCAGTCTTGTCATTCTCATCTTGGTGCTCATAGATAGCATTGTAACCTG GCCAGAGGCATTGGCCATGTCGTGTTCCTATTTGATATATTTAATCATTATGTACTTCAATCCCCGAATTGAGGCCTGGCTTTATAAAATAACCAATACGAACAGTCCTGAGTTTAAATCCGATCTACACGCTTCACACGGCATCAAAGCAAGCAACAATGGATACCAAAAGATTGCTGATGAAGAACAGAGCCACAGCGGAGGAAAAGAGAAGAAATCACTTAGCACTAATGAACAGACAAACTCTGCAAAGGAGACGCCTGAAGAgaaaggaaatggaaaaaaggaagagaaacaACAAGAAGAAAGGAAAGAGGACGGTGGGCAGAAACAACCACTAAAGG GAGACGGTTTAAAACACCGACCCGTCCCAGATCTCTTGTTAGGGACGCCATTTAATCCTCCGGAGGGGTTGGCGGCTAGATTTTGCTGGTTCCTTGGCCTTCCAATCAACATAGCGTATTTTTTCACCATCCCAGATGTGAAGAAGGAATCTTGCCAGAAGTGGGTGGCAGTTTCTTTTATAGTTTGTATTGCTTGGATTTCAGTATCGTCTTATACCCTCGTTTGGATGGTTACTGTTATTGGATATACATTTGACGTCCCGGATTCAGTCATGGGTCTTACACTCGTCGCTTTTGGAAGCAGTGTACCAGATTGTTCGGCAAGTCTGTTCATCGCACGAAAAG GTGACGGCAACATGGCGGTGTCAAACAACGTGGGAAGCAAAACATTTGATGTTCTTCTGTGTCTGGGTGTCCCATGGCTTATTAAGGCAGCGGCGTGGAATGCACCTATTGAGGTCAACAGTCGTGGACTATTTGTGTCGTGTTTTTTCATCGTGGGAACTGTGGCTATTGCCTTTTTTGTCCTttatttgaacaactgggtctTGAACCAAAAAGTTGGGTGTATCTTTATAGTtatctatttcatttttctgGGGACATCAGTGTCCATGGAAATGTTCGTATTCGGCAGGTTTCGACTGCCAATGTGCAGCATCgaagtttga